One part of the Papaver somniferum cultivar HN1 unplaced genomic scaffold, ASM357369v1 unplaced-scaffold_123, whole genome shotgun sequence genome encodes these proteins:
- the LOC113331040 gene encoding uncharacterized protein LOC113331040 translates to MANYSLAVPNHLVVPDHLAVPDHLAVPDQLAVADHLGIPDRLSVSGDLAVPDHSLSLADHSLVIGQEFADVETCRRSLKDIAIALHFDLRIVKSDRSRFIAKCSKEGCPWRVHVAKCPGVPTFTVRTLHGEHTCEGVLNHHHQQASVGWVARSVEARLRDNPQYKPKEILQDIRAQHGVAVSYMQAWRGKERSMAAVHGTFEEGYRLLPAYCEQVKKTNPGSIASVFVGHENHFQRLFISYRASIYGFIKACRPLLELDRTHLKGKFLGSLLCAAAVDADDTLFPLAFAIVDSESDENWMWFLSELRKLLGVNTESMPRLTILSDRQRGILEAVETHFPSAFHGFCLRHVSENFRDEFKNTKLVNIFWSAVYALTAVEFESKISEMAEISQDVMQWFHRFPPRLWAVAYFEGVRYGHFTLGVTELLYNWALEGHELPIVQMMEHIRHQLTSWYRDRRNMGLSWNSILVPSAEKRIAEAIADSRCYQVLRANEIEFEIVSTERTNIVDIRSRVCSCRRWQVYGLPCAHAAAALISCGHNAHLFAERCFTVASYLETYSEIINSIPDKSHWRELGEGSDGGGAKVDISIRPPKTRRPPGRPKKKVLRVESFKRPKRVVQCGRCHLLGHSQKKCTMPI, encoded by the coding sequence ATGGCCAACTATTCTTTGGCTGTCCCCAATCATTTGGTTGTCCCTGATCATTTGGCAGTTCCCGATCACTTGGCAGTCCCTGATCAATTGGCTGTGGCTGATCACTTGGGTATCCCTGATCGGTTATCTGTCTCTGGTGACTTGGCTGTTCCAGATCATTCTTTATCACTGGCTGACCATTCTTTAGTTATAGGGCAAGAATTTGCTGATGTAGAAACATGTCGAAGGAGTCTGAAAGATATCGCTATAGCATTGCATTTTGACCTTCgtattgtgaagtcagaccgaagCCGGTTTATAGCCAAATGTTCAAAGGAAGGATGCCCATGGCGTGTCCATGTAGCAAAATGTCCAGGTGTTCCAACTTTTACTGTTAGAACTTTGCATGGAGAACACACTTGTGAAGGTGTTTTAAATCACCATCATCAGCAAGCATCAGTTGGCTGGGTTGCTAGGTCTGTTGAAGCACGTCTGCGAGATAATCcacaatacaaaccaaaggaaatcTTGCAGGACATACGTGCACAGCATGGGGTTGCTGTTTCATACATGCAGGCATGGCGGGGGAAGGAGCGTAGTATGGCTGCAGTTCATGGAACATTTGAAGAAGGTTACCGTCTCCTTCCTGCATATTGTGAACAGGTTAAGAAGACAAACCCAGGAAGTATAGCATCGGTTTTTGTCGGGCACGAGAATCACTTTCAACGTCTCTTTATTTCATATCGTGCATCAATATACGGCTTTATAAAAGCTTGCAGGCCACTTCTAGAACTTGATAGAACCCACCTCAAAGGAAAATTTCTCGGGTCTTTACTTTGTGCTGCAGCTGTTGATGCAGACGATACACTGTTCCCTTTGGCATTTGCTATTGTTGATTCAGAAAGCGATGAAAATTGGATGTGGTTCCTTTCAGAGTTGAGAAAACTGCTTGGGGTAAATACTGAGAGTATGCCCAGGCTTACGATATTATCTGACCGACAAAGAGGTATTTTGGAAGCGGTGGAAACTCATTTTCCTAGTGCTTTCCATGGGTTTTGTCTGCGTCATGTTAGTGAAAATTTTCGTGATGAGTTTAAGAACACAAAATTGGTAAACATCTTCTGGAGTGCTGTTTATGCTTTAACTGCTGTTGAATTTGAATCCAAGATCTCTGAGATGGCAGAGATTTCACAAGATGTCATGCAATGGTTTCATCGTTTCCCTCCCCGTCTTTGGGCTGTAGCATATTTTGAAGGAGTACGATATGGTCACTTTACTTTGGGAGTAACAGAGTTATTATATAATTGGGCTCTAGAAGGTCACGAGCTCCCGATCGTGCAAATGATGGAGCATATTCGCCATCAACTAACGTCATGGTATAGAGATCGCCGTAACATGGGACTGAGTTGGAATTCTATTCTTGTTCCATCAGCTGAGAAGCGCATTGCAGAAGCTATTGCAGATTCACGTTGTTACCAAGTCCTTCGTGCAAATGAGATAGAGTTTGAGATTGTTTCGACGGAGAGGACAAATATCGTGGACATACGCAGTCGCGTTTGCTCTTGTCGTCGTTGGCAGGTCTATGGTTTACCCTGTGCACATGCTGCTGCTGCCCTAATCTCTTGTGGTCATAATGCACATTTATTCGCTGAACGTTGTTTCACAGTGGCAAGTTACCTTGAGACCTATTCTGAGATAATAAACTCTATTCCGGACAAGAGTCATTGGAGGGAACTTGGTGAAGGATCTGATGGTGGAGGTGCCAAAGTTGATATCTCTATACGTCCACCCAAGACTCGTAGGCCGCCTGGTCGACCTAAAAAGAAAGTTCTCCGGGTAGAGAGTTTTAAGAGGCCAAAACGAGTTGTTCAATGCGGTCGATGTCATTTGTTAGGGCATTCACAAAAGAAGTGTACTATGCCAATCTGA